A window of Argopecten irradians isolate NY chromosome 14, Ai_NY, whole genome shotgun sequence contains these coding sequences:
- the LOC138307750 gene encoding cysteine and histidine-rich domain-containing protein 1-like, with protein sequence MNTEGKSDQIKVGTACKRNACKACYNGEDSNKEQCCYHPGTPVFHEGMKFWSCCQRKTSDFDNFLDQEGCEVGTHLWVTPE encoded by the exons ATGA ACACAGAAGGAAAATCTGATCAAATTAAAGTAGGAACGGCGTGTAAAAGAAATGCTTGTAAAGCT TGTTACAATGGAGAAGACAGTAATAAAGAACAATGCTGTTACCACCCAGGGACACCTGTATTCCATGAAGG gATGAAGTTTTGGTCCTGTTGCCAGAGAAAAACATCAGATTTTGACAATTTCTTAGATCAAGAAGGATGCGAGGTTGGAACACATCTGTGGGTTACACCAGAG TGA